ATATCTTATTTTTGTTtcccctgcatgtcatgtgagaGGCTCTCtctattaacaaataaaaataaaacagtaaaatctaAAATCAATCCTTTTAAATGGTGCAAGTTAATTTAGGCTTCACagcattataatgtacaaatgaaaaatggatatttggataatcattttcacatttgtaagattacatttaacagtgttattaaattattaatgtttttaaagattaactttaagtggTAGATGACTGTTCGATGACAGCAAAGGTACTCTTTAATGTAACAATAAgggaaatgagcatgcacaattaaatatcaaatatcagCCGATAttgctaaattaaaaaaatgaataaatagaaTCAGCTGAAAACTGATATGGTGCCGTTATATTGTGAATCATTAATAAGTACTGATCTGCTCAAAAGCTATCTCAATCAGGGTCGACAgccttacattttaaataaaatgttacatttacacaACTAATAGTCAAAAAACAGTGACAAagagtaacattttttttttttttaatcacaaaaaaaaagatgctgCTGCACATGGACTCAAATGAATTGGTGAGTCGTTTTTGAACcagttcatttacatgaatcatttaaattcaattcaatgaaatgaatcagactttccAACACTACAAATGAGCTAGAGGACATTTTAGCTTGCTTGGTGGTTGTAAAGCTGTCTGTGCATTGTGACAAAAAGGGCGATGTAGATTTTTTGTCATGCTACACTTCCACCTGTTGGAAAAAGTAGCTGAAAAAGCTACACTATTAACAAAAACAGCTAAGCTGCTGCAAAACTAAAGAAAAATGTAGTTAAGTTTGTAACATTGCTTCTTTCAGTTAGGCTACTTACTTCCCAACACTGGACTTACTAGAATTCCCCAAAATCAGAGAAAAGGTGTTTGGCTGTGGGGTTGTGGGCCtggtgaaatattactattaacATCAAACATGTTCTGTTTGCACACATTTTTCTAAAAGATTGGATATAAAGAGTACGATGACTGGTGTAATCCAAACATTGACTGGAATTTAAAGAACCCAATGGTTTTGAATTGTTACACCAGAACGTCTTCTgataatgtgtttgtgtttcagcgAAGGCCATGGGAAACTCACAGTGTTTGCTATGAAGGCAATGCTAGCTACAATGTGTGGCGGTAAAATACTGGACAAATTACGTTGTGAGTATCATGCCTTTTATACAGCTATTcaacagtaattttttttcacaaagaCACTATGGATTTTTTCTGAGTTCATCTGCTGTACAATGCTAAACTGTTGTTGATTAGTATTGAATGTATTTAAGTAGTCATTTTGCACTCTTCTTTTTTGCTAAACTGCTACACTTCTTTCTACTAAACCCTCAGTATTACTCCATTTTTAAAGACTGTTAGCtcataaaatgttatttgatGTGAAATAAGTCTATTTTGGGAGGCATATACACAaacttttaatgtaaaataatacaaaaggGGTTTTATGCTAGACGTTTCACTTGGAGTTTGGCTCCCCCTTCTGTACATGATGTGTACTGAACTCAAAATTACATTCCTAAAagaatttaaaggaatagttcacccaaaaattaaaattttgtcattatttattcaccctcaagttgttccaaacctccttgagtttctttcttctgctgaacacaaaagaagactaAACAGTTGATTggtcccattgacttccatagtatgggaaaaatactatggaagtcaactgtttggttaccgacattcttcaaaaatatcttcttttgtgtccaacagaggaaagaaactcatacaagtttgaaacaacttgagggtgagtaaatgatgacagaattttcatttttgggtaaactatccctttaaatgttcgCTGAATACTcattaaagttattaaaaggcATCTTAtctctaatctaaagtaatttcaTCGTCTGATGAAATTACACCAGTACAAAAGTGCTGTTTCATCATATTATCTTTAGTGTGGAAATTTTTAGTGTgaaataataatgcatttttccctttcacagatttcattcattttttgaaTGGTTATAAATATTAATCTACAACATAGCATAACTTAAAATCacttctttctctttcagatATATTTTCCCAAATATCAGACTCCAATGGGGTGATGGTCTATGCCAAATTTGACCAGTTCCTGAGGGAAGTGCTGAAGCTCCCGACAGCAGTGTTCGAGGGGCCTTCGTTTGGCTACACCGAGCACTCTGTGAGAACATGCTTCCCTCAGCAGGTGAGTACACTAATCTGCTTCAAATAACGGCAAGAGTCCCTTTAAAACCTGTCTCGAAGTCTTAGAGGCTTTCACTGAGAGTGTCTTATCTGTGCTTCGCCAGAAGAAGATCTTGCTGAATACGTTTTTGGATGTGTTGATGGCAGATCCACCCCCGCAGTACCTCGTATGGCTACCTCTCATGCACCGACTCGCTAATGTAGAGAATGGTACGTGCTGCGAGTGGATTGTATGTGGGTTTTTAATGACTTATTTCCCATCGCCCACTACGTCTGGACACCTCACTCACAAAATATGGCTAAAACAAGGTTTGCGAATGCATGAAAGCCTTTGTGCTGCTGTCCCACAGTCTTCCATCCAGTGGAATGTTCGTACTGCCGGAGTGAGAGCATGATGGGTTTCCGGTACCGCTGCCAGCAGTGCCATGGCTACCAGCTTTGTCAGAGCTGCTTCTGGCGCGGTCATGCCAGCGGTCCCCATAGCAACCAGCACCAGATGAAGGAGCATTCCTCATGGGTACGTACCGTCACTTTCAAGGGTTAAATATGGAAATTCAGCCATcgttactcaacctcatgtcattccaaacctgtattattttctttcttccatgaaacacacaaaaaagagaTGTTATGCAGAATAACCAAGCTTATAATGAAAGTGGTTGGTGATTTATATTGCTTTAAAGTCACAATAAACATTCCATGAATGGTACGTAATTATAATACTCTATATTCAAAGTGTAAAATGGTTTTATTAGAGGAATAGACCAAAATTGAAGTCATTAATCACAGAAGCTCTCAATTATGCCGCCTAAGGTTCAatgttatggaagcttgttaccgccatgaaataaaaaaggcaaatgcgactttttttattcttttatctcacacaactttttctcgcaattgcaagtttatatctaacaattctgacttttttttctcagaattgcgagttataaagtcaattgcatgatataaagtcagaattgcgagttataaagtcagaattgcgagttataaagtcaattgcatgatataaagtcagaattgtgagttataaagtcagaattgcgagatataaagtcagaattgtgagttataaagtcagaattacatgatataaagtcagaattgcgagatataaaacaCACTTTTTTAGTGGTcatgaagtaattacttcaaaataagtacctacttaAGAGAGTAtatgattttggatgcagcttTAGTGTCACCAAGCTTACATTTATATGattaaacatacagtaaaaacagtacaatttaaaataactgttttctgtctgaatatatcataaaatgtaatttattcctgtgatgcaaagctgaattttcagcatcattactccagtcttcagtgtcacatgatctttcagaaatcattctaatatgttgatttgttgctcaagaaacatttatgattattatcaatgttgaaaacagttgtgttgcttaatatttttgtggatacagtgataaatttattttcaggatgaatagaaagttcaaagaacagcatttatttgaaatataaatcctttgtaacattataaatatcctTACTGACAAAAAGtacacatttcttttaaaaaattttactgACGGCCAAATGGAAGTGTATGCGTTCATAGCTAAATTGTTTGGCCATGGATCAGGGATGGATGAGCAGCAAGTATTTTGTTTCCTGTTAAACGTCATTCTTCTCTAATTCAGGATTTCGAAGGGGATCATGTTCTTCAGCGAGTGAGATATAtattgattacatttttaatactcAAGCGTTGTTCTAAAGCTCAGTCACACTGCTGGAAATTACAGCTTGGGAAACGATTCGCACTGCCTCCCAAATCCAATTATAAGAGTCCCCCCCCCCCCGCCTCATTCTCACCACCTcgataaagttttttttttctaaccacAGAACAAGGATTTTGATCAATGAAAGACAATTtttcattaactttaaatgaaatatataaaatatattattctacattaaattatataaaatgctCCAGCTTCACATGGGAAGTCTGCGACTTATGTACAGATCAAAAATGCATTAACTCCCCTTTTATGTCACCAAACTACATATAATTGGATTCCATTAGATTATTTTCAGAGTATGTTTTGgttgtatttagtattttttttcccccgctCGCTTTACAGAAGTCTCCAGCAAAGAAGCTCAGCCATGCCATCAGTAAATCTCTGGGCTGCATGCCGATCGGAGAGCCTCCTCATCCCGTGTTCCCAGAGGCAGCGGAAAGACCTCAGGACCTCGCACACACCACGTAAGTTCTCTGGAGTGCTTATCCAATCACATCTCACCTCTCAGCTCTATACTACATGCACATCTCATATCATTTACTGCATTTCTGCGTGACTTTGACCAAACGACTCACGTCAGCTACAGTATACGTATGCCAAGTTGATCCAGACAGGTCTTTCGGTTCGGTGAGGGCTTtgtatgaacattttttaaatgtatatattgtagGAGTGTTGAAATTAATTTCTACGATGAATCGCGATGCGGACGTGGGTGATTCTGCATCGATGCAGCAATAGACCTCAAACGATTATAGCTGATGTTATAACTGACGTTCCTCTGACGTCATTCGTCGCATACGCACTTCTTGCTCTAGCATAAAACTGCGGAGGGAGGCGAAACACAAAACTGAGTAATAAAAAATGCACCCACTAttttagttcacttcagaattaaaatttcctgataatttactcacccccatgtcatccaagatgtttatatctttctttctttagtcgaaaagaaatacaattttttgaggaaaacattccaggatttttctccatatagtggacttcaacagggaccaacgggttgaaggtccaaatatcagtttcagtgcagcttcaaagagctctacatgatcccggacgaggaataagggtcttatc
This window of the Ctenopharyngodon idella isolate HZGC_01 chromosome 17, HZGC01, whole genome shotgun sequence genome carries:
- the dtnbb gene encoding dystrobrevin, beta b isoform X11, which gives rise to MIEEGSKSSKSMVEKRQLFMEMRAQNFDVIRLSTYRTACKLRFVQKRCNLHLVDVWNMIEAFRDNGLSTLDHNAEINVSRLETILSSIFYQLNKRLPTTHQINVEQSIGLLLNFIVATYDSEGHGKLTVFAMKAMLATMCGGKILDKLRYIFSQISDSNGVMVYAKFDQFLREVLKLPTAVFEGPSFGYTEHSVRTCFPQQKKILLNTFLDVLMADPPPQYLVWLPLMHRLANVENVFHPVECSYCRSESMMGFRYRCQQCHGYQLCQSCFWRGHASGPHSNQHQMKEHSSWKSPAKKLSHAISKSLGCMPIGEPPHPVFPEAAERPQDLAHTTSTLESPSRLDEEHRLIARYAARLAAEASNSTQCPGNNQSIPEASSNTLVMFIMP